In Hyphomicrobiaceae bacterium, the following are encoded in one genomic region:
- a CDS encoding integration host factor subunit alpha has protein sequence MGGKTLTRADLAEAVVEKVGLPRNESQDLVERVLEEISGSLAGGEAVKLSSFGSFGIRQKGERVGRNPKTGKEVPITPRRVLVFRPSNIMKDRINKGHSKRAAE, from the coding sequence ATGGGAGGCAAAACGTTGACCCGCGCCGATCTGGCGGAGGCGGTGGTCGAAAAAGTCGGGCTGCCGCGCAATGAAAGCCAGGATCTGGTCGAGCGTGTGCTCGAAGAGATTTCGGGCAGCCTCGCGGGTGGCGAGGCTGTGAAGCTCTCTTCGTTTGGTTCTTTCGGAATCCGGCAAAAGGGCGAGCGCGTCGGACGCAATCCGAAGACGGGCAAGGAAGTGCCGATTACGCCGCGCCGTGTTCTGGTGTTTCGTCCTTCCAACATTATGAAGGATCGCATCAACAAGGGGCACTCAAAGCGTGCCGCAGAGTGA
- a CDS encoding beta-ketoacyl-ACP synthase III — protein MAVIRSVIRGIGAHLPKRVVTNDEMAKIVDTSNEWIVERTGIRQRYVAGENEHTSDLGAAAAKQALVRAGIDPVDIDLVICATATPDRTFPATAVRIQQMLGITRGAAFDVQAVCSGFVFAMTVADNFLRTGQFKRAIVIGAETFSRILDWQDRTTCVLFGDGAGAIVLEAQPQNGGRDDRGILATRIRSDGRFEDLLYVDGGPGSTKTTGHLRMNGREVFRHAVQKISGVIEETLVMTGFTASEIDLFVPHQANQRILDGIAKKLGVDPGKIVMTLDKHGNTSAASIPLALNEAFEQHRLKEGSLVLMEAMGGGFTWGAVLARW, from the coding sequence GTGGCAGTCATTCGATCGGTCATTCGCGGTATCGGCGCGCATCTGCCGAAGCGCGTGGTGACAAATGACGAGATGGCCAAGATCGTCGATACGTCCAACGAATGGATCGTGGAGCGCACGGGCATTCGACAGCGCTACGTTGCCGGCGAAAATGAGCATACGTCCGATCTCGGCGCCGCGGCAGCCAAGCAGGCGCTGGTACGCGCGGGTATCGACCCGGTCGACATCGATCTGGTGATCTGCGCCACCGCGACGCCGGATCGCACGTTTCCTGCCACTGCCGTGCGCATCCAACAGATGCTCGGTATAACGCGCGGCGCCGCCTTTGACGTTCAAGCCGTCTGTTCAGGCTTTGTCTTTGCGATGACGGTGGCAGATAATTTCCTGCGGACCGGCCAATTCAAACGCGCCATCGTGATCGGGGCTGAGACGTTCTCGCGCATTCTCGATTGGCAGGATCGCACGACGTGCGTGCTGTTCGGAGATGGCGCGGGTGCGATTGTGCTTGAGGCGCAGCCACAAAACGGCGGGCGTGACGACCGCGGTATTCTAGCGACGCGCATCCGCTCTGATGGACGCTTCGAGGATCTGCTCTATGTTGACGGCGGCCCTGGTTCCACCAAGACGACCGGACATCTGCGCATGAACGGCCGAGAAGTTTTCCGCCATGCCGTTCAGAAAATCTCCGGCGTTATCGAAGAAACTCTTGTCATGACAGGATTCACCGCGAGTGAGATTGACCTGTTCGTGCCTCACCAAGCCAATCAACGCATCCTTGATGGCATTGCAAAGAAACTCGGCGTTGATCCGGGCAAGATCGTTATGACCCTCGACAAGCACGGCAACACGTCGGCAGCCTCAATTCCCCTGGCGCTCAATGAAGCCTTCGAGCAGCACCGTCTCAAAGAAGGTAGCCTTGTTCTGATGGAAGCGATGGGTGGCGGCTTCACCTGGGGTGCAGTTCTCGCCCGCTGGTAG